From Dechloromonas sp. A34:
CCTCGCTCTCGGCCTTGCTCCAGTCCGGCCAGCGCGAGCGCACGGCGAACTTGACGTTGTCGATGACGCTCATCCACGGCATCAGCGCATGGCCCTGAAAGACGACGCCACGGTCGAGACCCGGCCCGACGACTTCGCGGCCATCCATGATCAGGTCGCCGCCGCTGGCGCTTTCCAGCCCGGCCAGCGCATTGAGGATGGTCGTCTTGCCGCAGCCGGAATGGCCGACGATGCAGACGAACTCGCCCTTGTCGATGGTGAAATTGACGTTCTCGAAGACCGGCGCATCGCTGCCCGGATAGGCTTTGGCGAGGTTTTCGACGTTGAGGAAGGCCATGGCTTACTCCGTGTAGCTGACCAGCTTTTGCAGGCCGGCGAAGCAGCGGTCGAGGGCCATGCCGACGACGCCGATGACGAGGATGGCGAAGATCACGTTGGGTAGCGCCAGGTTGTTCCATTCGTTCCAGACGAAGTAGCCGACCCCGGTGCCGCCGACCAGCATTTCGGCGGCGACGATGACCAGCCAGGCGATGCCCATCGAGATCCGCATGCCGGTCAGGATGGTCGGCGCGGCGGCGGGCAGGATCACCGTCAGGGCCTTGCGCAGCGGCCGCACTTCCAGCGTGCGGGCGACGTTGAGCCAGTCCTTGCGGACATTGGCGACGCCAAACGCGGTGTTGATCAGCATCGGCCACACCGAACAGATGAAGATCACGAAGATGCCGGAGAGGTCGGAGTCCTTGATCGTGTACAGCGCCAGCGGCATCCAGGCGAGCGGCGAAATCGGCTTGAGCACCTGGATGAAGGGATCGAGCGCCCGGTGCAGCAGCGGCGACATGCCGATGACGAAACCGAGCGGCAGCGCGACCAGAATGGCCAGCACAAAACCCATGCCGACGCGGCCGAGCGAATGGCCGAGCTGGATGGCGATGCCCTTGTCGTTCGGCCCGTTGTCCTTGAACGGATCGGACAGATGGGTAACGATGGCCTTGCCGATTTCCTGCGGCGGCGGGAACCCCCGGACTTGGCGGCGCCCTTGCCCATCAGCGCCGCATATTCGTCCTGCGCCACGGCTTGCTGCACGCTCTCCTTCGGCTGCGTGGCAACAAACCACACGCCGATGAAGAAGGCGAACAGCACGACCGACAGCAGCAGGCTCTTCCAGTGCTCGTTTTTCATGACGGGCTTTCGTCAGCTCTTCTTGATGGCGAAGGAATTGACGTAGGCCTCGGCCTTCATCGGGTCGAACTCCTTGCCCATGACCTTGAACTTGGCGTAGCTCTCCTTGGGCGACGGCATGCCGATCTCGGCCATGTGCTTGCGGGCATCGGTGATCAGATACACCTTCTCGGCAATGTCCTTGTAGTTCACATCGCCCTTGATGTAACCCCAGCGCTTCATCTGGCTGAGGATCCACACCGCCATCGAATACCACGGGAAGGGGTCGAAGTCGGCCCGCGTCGGCACGTTCTGCACGCTGCCCAGGCCGTCGGCGAACTTGCCGGTGAGCACCTGTTCGAGCACGGTTTTCGGCTGGTTCATGTAGGCCGCCGGGGCCAGCACTTCGGCCATGATCGGGCGGTTCTTCGGGTCGCGCGCCATCTTGGCGGCAGTCAGGATGGCGCGGTAGAGCGCGGCGAAGGTGTTGGGGTTCTGCTTGACGAAATCAGCCGGCACGCCGAAGGAACAGCACGGGTGGCCATCCCAGATTTCCTTGGAGAGGATGTGGATGAAGCCGACCTCGTCATAGACCGCGCGCTGGTTGAAGGGGTCGGGGCCGAGATAGCCGTCGAGGTTGCCGGCGCGCAGGTTGGCGACCATTTCCGGCGGCGGCACGACGCGGATCTGGATGTCCTTGTCGGGGTCCAGGCCATGCTCGGCGACGTAGTAGCGGAGCAGGAAGTTGTGCATCGAGTATTCGAAGGGCACGGCGAACTTGAAGCCCTTCCATTGCCGGGGATCACGCTTGTCCTTGTGCTTGACGTGCAGGGTGATCGCCTGGCCGTTGGTGTTCTGGATGGTAGCGACGTTGAGCGGCATCGGGTTGGAGCCGATCCCCATGCTCATCGCGAGCGGCATCGGGGCCAGCATGTGCGAGGCGTCGTACTCGCGGTTGATCACCTTGTCGCGGATCAGCGCCCAGCCGGCGGTCTTGATCATCTGCACGTTCAGGCCCTGGGCCTTGTAGAAGCCCAACGGGTCGGCCATCAGCAGCGGGCTGGCGCAGGTGATGGGAATGAAGCCGATCTTCAGGTCCTTCTTTTCCAGCGGCCCCTTGTCCTGCGCCATGGCTTCCAGCGCGCCAAGCGGGAAGAAGCTGGAGAGCGCGGCCAGGGCGGTCGAACGGCCGACGGCCCGGAGGAAACGGCGGCGTTCGCCGTCATCCGGGAAGACGGCGCGCATGATCGCCGATTCGATGGTCCGCCGGTTCAGCGATTCCTCGCCAGCCGCCACCGGCAGATCGGTGGCATGGGCGGCATCGTGTTCGGCCTGCGAATGATGCTTGCCGCAGGAACAGCTGCCGAGACTGACAGCGTCGTGGAATGGGTCCTTGAATGCAGACATGGCGATCTCCTTCTTCAATGATCAGGATTGGGCTTCGTTGAATTCGATGTCGTGCCGGTACAGCTCGTAGGCACGGTGGTATTCCATGACGCGGGCGACGTCGCCGATGAAGGCCTCGTCGTAGCCGGCCCGGCGCAGCAGATGAAAGCCCATCTCCATGCCGGAGGCGATGCCACCGGCGGTGACGATGCGCCCGGCATCGACGACGCGGGCCCGGCTGACCCGGCAGGCCGGGGCGATCTCGGCCAGGCGATCGATCGGCGTCTTGCCCATGTGAGAGGCTTCGAGGCGGTCCGGCTCCTTGCGGTTGGTCGCCGGCAGGCCGTCGAGCAGGCCCATCCGGGCGTAGATCCAGGAGCCGGTGCACACGCTGGTCAGCAGGCAGTCTTCGGGGAGTTGGCGGATGTAGCGGTGCAGGTTGGCGTTGTTCATCTCCTGCCGCGTGCCGTAGCCGCCGGGAATCAGGAAGGCATCCATTGCCGGCTGGTCGGCAAAGCTGTAATTGGGGATCACCGTGAAGCCGGCCTGGTTCTGCACCGGGCGCATCGATTCGGCGATCAGGAAGGTATCGAGTTCCGGATCGAGCCGCCGGGCTACCGAAATGACGCCGGCCGGCGCCGCGTAATCGACGATTTCGGCGTCCTTGAAAACATAGATGCCCAGCCTGAAACCCTGCTTGCGTGTC
This genomic window contains:
- the ntrB gene encoding nitrate ABC transporter permease, whose protein sequence is MVCCHAAEGERAASRGAGRICGADGQGRRQVRGFPPPQEIGKAIVTHLSDPFKDNGPNDKGIAIQLGHSLGRVGMGFVLAILVALPLGFVIGMSPLLHRALDPFIQVLKPISPLAWMPLALYTIKDSDLSGIFVIFICSVWPMLINTAFGVANVRKDWLNVARTLEVRPLRKALTVILPAAAPTILTGMRISMGIAWLVIVAAEMLVGGTGVGYFVWNEWNNLALPNVIFAILVIGVVGMALDRCFAGLQKLVSYTE
- a CDS encoding CmpA/NrtA family ABC transporter substrate-binding protein → MSAFKDPFHDAVSLGSCSCGKHHSQAEHDAAHATDLPVAAGEESLNRRTIESAIMRAVFPDDGERRRFLRAVGRSTALAALSSFFPLGALEAMAQDKGPLEKKDLKIGFIPITCASPLLMADPLGFYKAQGLNVQMIKTAGWALIRDKVINREYDASHMLAPMPLAMSMGIGSNPMPLNVATIQNTNGQAITLHVKHKDKRDPRQWKGFKFAVPFEYSMHNFLLRYYVAEHGLDPDKDIQIRVVPPPEMVANLRAGNLDGYLGPDPFNQRAVYDEVGFIHILSKEIWDGHPCCSFGVPADFVKQNPNTFAALYRAILTAAKMARDPKNRPIMAEVLAPAAYMNQPKTVLEQVLTGKFADGLGSVQNVPTRADFDPFPWYSMAVWILSQMKRWGYIKGDVNYKDIAEKVYLITDARKHMAEIGMPSPKESYAKFKVMGKEFDPMKAEAYVNSFAIKKS
- a CDS encoding DJ-1/PfpI family protein — its product is MTRKQGFRLGIYVFKDAEIVDYAAPAGVISVARRLDPELDTFLIAESMRPVQNQAGFTVIPNYSFADQPAMDAFLIPGGYGTRQEMNNANLHRYIRQLPEDCLLTSVCTGSWIYARMGLLDGLPATNRKEPDRLEASHMGKTPIDRLAEIAPACRVSRARVVDAGRIVTAGGIASGMEMGFHLLRRAGYDEAFIGDVARVMEYHRAYELYRHDIEFNEAQS